Proteins encoded within one genomic window of Fibrobacter sp. UWB16:
- the xseB gene encoding exodeoxyribonuclease VII small subunit, translating to MERLEEILSKIDNSEMEIDELAVEVQEATQLLRKCRQILIATEKNVQDALAELDG from the coding sequence ATGGAGCGTTTAGAGGAAATTCTCTCGAAAATCGACAATTCCGAGATGGAAATTGATGAACTTGCTGTAGAGGTTCAAGAGGCTACGCAGCTTTTGCGCAAATGCCGCCAGATTTTGATTGCGACTGAAAAGAACGTTCAGGACGCCCTTGCTGAATTGGATGGTTGA